One window from the genome of Candidatus Binataceae bacterium encodes:
- a CDS encoding class I SAM-dependent methyltransferase: MSSTVAWRIPTSFVDLLASPCHRARLASAGEGGPLKCTTCGRLFGAHHGVYDLRIAKTSEIAFSFDHQWRRYHQGDFERATLYGADSAAEVANFLRAMDCVPEAIHGRWILDAGCGSGRLAKSLAELGANVVGLDLSGEVRRLGVSAPSNLNFVQADLMHPPFWAGSFDMVWSMGVLHHTGAPRRGFEQLASLVAPGGSLAVWVYSARRRSVFLGLRRWLPMARGLPEAQMRRLCGWLAWPLFMGGVLAPLVGRKPLSLATIRFGLYDSLGPRYQSRHSTEEVLDWYRALGFSQMRVWSAVGVCGTRG; the protein is encoded by the coding sequence ATGAGCAGTACCGTGGCTTGGCGTATCCCGACCAGCTTTGTCGATCTGCTGGCGAGTCCATGCCATCGCGCGCGGCTGGCGTCGGCGGGCGAAGGTGGTCCCTTGAAATGTACCACCTGTGGGCGGCTGTTCGGCGCGCATCACGGGGTGTATGACTTGCGCATTGCCAAGACCTCGGAGATCGCGTTCAGCTTCGATCATCAATGGCGCCGCTACCATCAAGGGGATTTCGAACGCGCGACCTTGTACGGCGCGGACTCGGCGGCGGAGGTGGCCAATTTTCTGCGCGCCATGGACTGCGTGCCCGAGGCGATTCACGGGCGCTGGATCCTGGACGCGGGTTGTGGCAGCGGCAGGCTGGCGAAGAGCTTGGCGGAGTTAGGTGCCAACGTCGTGGGATTGGATCTGAGCGGAGAGGTTCGCCGGCTCGGTGTCAGTGCGCCGAGCAACCTCAATTTTGTGCAGGCCGACCTGATGCATCCACCTTTTTGGGCGGGCAGTTTCGATATGGTTTGGAGCATGGGCGTGCTGCATCACACCGGGGCGCCGCGGCGTGGTTTCGAGCAGTTGGCCAGCCTGGTGGCGCCGGGTGGGAGTTTGGCGGTGTGGGTTTACAGCGCGCGCCGCAGATCGGTTTTTCTCGGTTTGCGCCGGTGGTTGCCGATGGCACGTGGGCTTCCCGAAGCTCAGATGCGCCGGCTGTGCGGTTGGCTTGCCTGGCCGCTGTTCATGGGTGGTGTGCTGGCGCCGTTGGTTGGGCGCAAGCCATTGAGTTTGGCGACGATTCGCTTTGGCCTATACGACTCGCTGGGGCCGCGTTATCAGAGCCGGCATAGCACGGAGGAGGTGCTGGACTGGTATCGGGCCTTGGGCTTTTCGCAAATGCGGGTGTGGTCCGCAGTGGGCGTATGTGGGACGCGGGGCTAA
- a CDS encoding MFS transporter, translating to MSERQRQGWWVIAAFVISEITVYGTALGTTGVFITPLIRYFHWNHEQVSRIASSWALLYGLGCPVAGWLVDRISAHWIVASGCALAGLGYLTASQIGSLDGLIACYALVGFGTALSADTALMAVAVSWFGERSALAIGVGAAGRSIGLATGPSWVTWVVTHYGWRAGMAATALPMLGLGIPVSLLLIRKAPAQDRPVAQVQENTAQLPGLEVLPALCTAAFWLIVISNLIYTAGTTGTVLHLIPYLIGIAYTPAAAAAIFGAQATFAGIGHLALGWLADRYGAKRTVVVAFAMAGLATMLLLGAASPRLGIFALVSFIPLWGFSFGGDTLMSVVLVQSLGRRRYGSLAGILNAFGSIGHMSGPLLIGVMYDLSGNYRGAFLTGTCLALVAAMGGSLVFPVKGHDRVQVEASALAV from the coding sequence ATGAGCGAGCGACAACGACAGGGGTGGTGGGTGATCGCCGCCTTTGTAATAAGCGAGATCACGGTCTATGGCACGGCGCTGGGGACCACCGGGGTCTTTATCACTCCGCTGATTCGTTATTTTCATTGGAACCACGAGCAAGTCTCGCGTATCGCCAGTTCCTGGGCCTTGCTCTATGGCTTGGGCTGCCCGGTCGCGGGGTGGCTGGTTGACCGTATCAGCGCCCATTGGATCGTGGCGAGCGGCTGCGCGCTGGCCGGCCTGGGCTACCTGACGGCAAGTCAAATTGGCTCGCTTGACGGGCTGATCGCTTGCTATGCCCTGGTAGGCTTTGGCACCGCGCTGTCGGCCGATACCGCCTTGATGGCGGTGGCGGTGAGTTGGTTTGGCGAGCGCAGCGCCCTGGCAATTGGGGTGGGTGCGGCCGGCCGTTCCATCGGTCTGGCTACGGGGCCGTCATGGGTCACCTGGGTAGTGACGCATTATGGATGGCGGGCCGGAATGGCGGCGACCGCATTACCGATGCTGGGGTTGGGAATACCGGTAAGTCTGCTCCTGATTCGTAAGGCGCCTGCTCAAGATCGTCCGGTTGCTCAAGTCCAAGAGAACACCGCGCAATTGCCCGGTTTGGAAGTCCTCCCGGCTTTATGTACGGCCGCCTTCTGGCTGATCGTAATTTCCAACTTGATTTATACTGCCGGCACTACTGGAACGGTCTTGCATTTGATCCCCTATCTGATCGGCATCGCCTATACCCCGGCAGCGGCGGCGGCGATTTTCGGCGCCCAAGCCACTTTTGCCGGGATCGGCCATCTAGCCCTGGGCTGGTTGGCTGACCGCTACGGTGCCAAGCGCACCGTGGTGGTAGCCTTTGCGATGGCGGGCTTGGCTACCATGCTGCTGCTGGGCGCGGCCAGTCCGCGTTTAGGGATTTTCGCCCTGGTCAGCTTCATCCCGCTATGGGGCTTCAGCTTTGGTGGCGATACCCTCATGTCGGTGGTGCTGGTGCAAAGCCTGGGCCGGCGCCGCTACGGCTCGCTGGCTGGGATACTCAACGCTTTCGGATCGATCGGCCACATGAGCGGGCCGCTGCTGATTGGTGTGATGTACGACCTCAGCGGCAATTATCGTGGCGCGTTCCTAACCGGGACCTGTCTGGCCCTGGTTGCCGCGATGGGCGGTAGCTTGGTGTTCCCGGTCAAAGGGCACGACCGGGTTCAGGTCGAGGCTTCAGCGTTGGCGGTGTGA
- a CDS encoding Rieske 2Fe-2S domain-containing protein produces the protein MLTREDNEFLTSTRAGTPMGDLLREYWMPAVRSAALEADGAPKRVRLLGENYVAFRSTDGRVGFFDEGCPHRCTSLALARNEDNALTCIFHGWKIDVSGKVVEVPSEPPERRTEFAAKVRVRHYPVREAGLMVWVYLGKRADPPPFPMFEYNNLPAGHVHVRRAMLHYNWVQGLEAHIDSSHLGILHSGFIKTGTQSSPRDLMMSAANTGPRFEFDITPYGIREGALRDQGNGTMYARIRQIVLPFFTFIPANVNFPCSARATIPIDDEWDAEWYIIYDPKAPLTEQAIATAMWNTSGDLDNFASNLGGFDDMWKQDRRSMKEGHWSGLGRNIPFEDFTVEESMGPKTDRTREYLGSSDTILIRARRLLMEAARAYAAGKPAPWQENIDYNQVRALAIDFPVERDWRSLDVLNAFARA, from the coding sequence ATGCTTACCCGTGAGGACAACGAATTCCTGACCAGCACGCGCGCCGGCACGCCGATGGGCGACCTGCTGCGCGAGTATTGGATGCCGGCGGTGCGCTCGGCGGCGCTGGAGGCCGACGGCGCGCCCAAGCGGGTGCGGCTGCTTGGCGAAAATTACGTCGCCTTTCGTTCAACCGACGGGCGGGTGGGGTTTTTCGACGAAGGCTGCCCGCATCGCTGCACCTCGCTGGCGCTGGCGCGCAACGAAGATAACGCGCTTACCTGCATCTTCCACGGCTGGAAAATCGACGTCTCGGGCAAGGTCGTTGAAGTGCCCTCTGAACCCCCCGAGCGACGAACTGAATTCGCAGCCAAGGTGCGCGTGCGTCATTACCCAGTACGCGAGGCCGGGCTGATGGTCTGGGTTTATCTGGGCAAACGCGCCGATCCGCCGCCCTTTCCTATGTTCGAGTACAACAATCTGCCTGCCGGCCACGTGCATGTGCGCCGCGCGATGCTCCATTACAACTGGGTGCAGGGGCTGGAGGCGCATATCGACTCCTCCCATCTGGGCATCCTGCACAGCGGCTTTATCAAGACCGGAACCCAGAGTTCACCGCGCGATCTGATGATGTCGGCAGCCAACACCGGCCCGCGCTTCGAGTTCGACATCACGCCCTACGGAATCCGCGAAGGAGCACTGCGCGACCAGGGCAACGGCACGATGTACGCCCGCATCCGGCAGATTGTGCTGCCCTTTTTCACCTTCATTCCTGCCAACGTCAATTTCCCTTGTTCAGCGCGCGCCACCATCCCGATCGACGATGAATGGGACGCCGAGTGGTACATCATCTACGACCCCAAGGCACCGCTGACCGAGCAAGCCATTGCCACCGCGATGTGGAACACCTCGGGCGACCTGGATAATTTCGCCTCCAACTTGGGCGGCTTCGACGACATGTGGAAGCAGGATCGGCGCTCGATGAAGGAGGGACATTGGAGCGGCCTGGGACGCAATATCCCGTTCGAGGATTTCACCGTCGAAGAATCGATGGGGCCCAAGACCGATCGCACACGTGAGTATTTGGGCTCCAGCGACACGATTTTGATTCGCGCCCGCCGCCTCCTGATGGAAGCGGCACGTGCCTATGCGGCCGGCAAGCCGGCGCCCTGGCAGGAAAATATTGACTATAACCAAGTCCGCGCGCTGGCGATCGATTTTCCGGTCGAGCGCGACTGGCGCAGCCTGGACGTGCTCAACGCCTTCGCCCGCGCCTAG
- a CDS encoding NAD(P)/FAD-dependent oxidoreductase, translating into MRYFVQDRIFPQGKLAAALSRRTFLKAALATAPYLYLAGCGSSSSSSATYDSVVVGSGMAGLAAASTLAASGLSVLVLEGRNRIGGRTYTNTSTFAVPVDLGGQWFHQSPSNALRAYAAAHGYGLMAQSPELFYNGTQPAPPQQYQPAESMIDALESEIETAGEAASHGSPDESAAQATANLVGQPWYQLGEAFIGPLDFATAFPKLSSQDFFNYSIPQPGDTMIAGGMGSFVASFAAGLNIQLATPVNAIAWGNSDGVQLTTPRGTVRARTAVVTTPMGGLAAGVIGFNPALPSAYLDAIAGLPMGNFEKIFLGFSRQVFDTPTNSLLFPLVDSLELAAVQAPLWGGNVAFCFVGGAQARQLVSEGSAAMIAFAQQQVSNLFGSSILNYYQNALTTAWLNDPWTQGSYSYATPGNAGARQQLAQPLADQVFFAGEALSVEYCQTVNGAYLTGLTAANQVLAALGRPSISQAA; encoded by the coding sequence ATGAGGTACTTCGTTCAGGACCGCATCTTTCCGCAAGGAAAGCTCGCAGCGGCGCTGAGTCGGCGAACCTTTCTTAAGGCAGCGCTGGCCACCGCTCCCTACCTCTATTTGGCCGGATGTGGTTCCAGCAGCTCTTCCAGCGCGACTTACGACAGTGTGGTGGTCGGTTCCGGAATGGCGGGGCTGGCGGCGGCCAGCACCTTGGCCGCCAGCGGGCTTTCGGTCCTGGTGCTGGAGGGGCGCAACCGCATCGGTGGACGAACCTACACTAACACCAGTACCTTCGCGGTCCCGGTAGACCTTGGCGGCCAATGGTTCCATCAATCGCCCAGCAATGCCCTGCGGGCCTATGCGGCGGCCCATGGCTACGGCCTGATGGCGCAAAGTCCGGAGCTCTTTTACAACGGCACCCAGCCGGCACCGCCCCAACAATACCAGCCGGCGGAGAGCATGATCGATGCTCTGGAGAGCGAAATTGAAACCGCCGGCGAAGCGGCTTCGCACGGCAGCCCTGACGAATCGGCTGCGCAAGCCACCGCCAATTTGGTCGGGCAGCCTTGGTATCAGCTGGGCGAGGCGTTTATCGGGCCGCTGGATTTTGCCACCGCTTTTCCGAAGCTTTCCTCGCAGGATTTCTTTAATTACAGCATCCCACAGCCTGGCGACACGATGATCGCGGGCGGGATGGGTAGCTTTGTGGCTTCCTTCGCCGCCGGGTTGAACATCCAGCTCGCCACCCCGGTCAACGCGATCGCCTGGGGCAACAGCGATGGCGTGCAACTCACCACCCCCAGGGGTACCGTGCGCGCGCGGACCGCGGTCGTCACCACACCCATGGGCGGTTTGGCGGCCGGTGTAATCGGCTTCAATCCGGCCCTGCCTTCGGCTTATCTCGATGCCATCGCCGGCCTGCCAATGGGAAATTTCGAAAAGATCTTTTTGGGCTTCTCGCGCCAGGTCTTCGACACTCCCACCAACTCGCTGCTGTTTCCGCTGGTGGATTCGCTTGAACTGGCCGCGGTCCAGGCGCCGCTATGGGGCGGCAACGTGGCGTTCTGCTTTGTGGGCGGGGCGCAGGCACGCCAACTGGTAAGCGAGGGCAGTGCCGCTATGATTGCGTTTGCGCAACAGCAGGTGTCCAACCTGTTCGGCAGCAGTATCCTGAATTACTATCAGAACGCGCTGACTACGGCTTGGCTCAACGATCCGTGGACTCAAGGCTCCTACAGCTACGCGACGCCCGGCAATGCCGGCGCCCGCCAGCAGTTGGCTCAGCCCCTGGCCGACCAGGTTTTTTTCGCCGGCGAGGCGCTATCGGTGGAGTATTGCCAGACCGTCAACGGTGCCTATCTGACCGGCCTTACGGCGGCCAACCAAGTGCTGGCGGCGCTGGGCCGGCCGTCGATTTCGCAAGCTGCCTGA
- a CDS encoding cupin domain-containing protein: MAAASSPTNGVGALSANVREAMEQLNAQAAGLHIWLRTQANAPAQQPWARDTGLEAGGRVAAGRVAAGQLKALPHHWRWREISPYLTRIAELARSGGVSPIEFADRQQFLLTNPGLGGRLQVANAIRCAVSIYNPGDVAPVHRHTPNASRTILSDNGGYTTVDGERCEATRGDVIITPNGSWHDHGNDGATPVIWMDILDWPLLEFLDCIWLDDDFPGARQGRTRAQAVSVAAGTTGRRYGRGGLVPARRDERAPIAPLIHYRGSEIRAALADMREETGDPYEGIKLDLVNPRDGAPLFPTLSYSAQLLRVGETTHFKRETASTLYTVIEGSGVTEVAGQRFEWEVNDIFVVPNFLWRRHQNTGAGDAVLYAVSDRPLLEKIGQFRAQGREAAQRPILELA; encoded by the coding sequence ATGGCCGCCGCAAGTAGCCCAACAAACGGAGTCGGTGCGCTTTCTGCTAACGTGCGCGAGGCGATGGAGCAGCTCAACGCGCAAGCGGCGGGGTTGCATATCTGGCTGCGCACGCAGGCCAACGCGCCCGCGCAGCAACCGTGGGCGCGCGATACCGGATTGGAAGCCGGGGGCCGGGTCGCCGCCGGCCGGGTTGCCGCCGGACAGCTCAAGGCGTTACCCCACCATTGGCGCTGGCGCGAGATCTCGCCCTACCTGACCCGTATCGCGGAACTGGCGCGCAGCGGCGGAGTGTCACCGATCGAGTTCGCCGACCGCCAGCAGTTTCTCCTCACCAATCCCGGCCTGGGCGGCCGGCTCCAGGTGGCCAACGCGATCCGATGCGCGGTTTCGATCTACAATCCCGGCGACGTCGCGCCGGTCCATCGCCATACTCCCAACGCCTCGCGCACCATCCTCTCCGACAACGGCGGCTACACCACGGTGGACGGTGAACGCTGCGAGGCCACGCGGGGCGACGTGATCATCACGCCCAACGGTTCCTGGCACGATCACGGCAACGACGGCGCGACCCCGGTCATCTGGATGGATATCCTGGACTGGCCGTTGCTGGAATTCCTGGATTGCATCTGGCTGGATGACGATTTTCCTGGCGCGCGTCAGGGTAGGACGCGCGCACAAGCGGTAAGTGTGGCGGCTGGGACGACCGGCCGGCGCTACGGTCGCGGCGGGCTGGTGCCGGCGCGCCGCGACGAGCGCGCGCCAATCGCTCCGCTGATCCATTATCGCGGCAGTGAGATTCGTGCGGCGCTGGCCGACATGCGCGAGGAGACCGGCGATCCTTACGAAGGGATCAAGCTGGATCTGGTCAATCCGCGCGACGGGGCGCCACTGTTTCCCACCCTCTCATATAGCGCGCAGTTGCTGCGGGTGGGCGAGACCACCCATTTCAAACGGGAGACCGCGAGCACGCTGTACACCGTTATCGAGGGGAGCGGAGTGACCGAAGTGGCGGGGCAGCGCTTTGAATGGGAAGTCAACGACATCTTCGTGGTGCCCAATTTTCTGTGGCGGCGCCATCAGAACACGGGCGCGGGTGACGCGGTGCTGTACGCGGTGTCGGATCGGCCGCTGCTGGAGAAGATCGGCCAGTTCCGTGCGCAGGGGCGCGAGGCGGCTCAGCGCCCGATACTGGAGCTGGCTTGA
- a CDS encoding DUF748 domain-containing protein, whose amino-acid sequence MTTAANSGEHSLLRRLIWSQPWRRVRRALLIVAVLVVLYTLAGFVGIPLLIGHELRGRVARSLARPISIKHVRFNPYSLRLDLDRLAIANRAAPGQFVQIAHVRLVASWSSLTHLALVVRQLTIQRPQVAIVRGPHGFNFADLITPKAAPTPTSRSTFRFAMANIELEDGSVSFDDQVLNSRHHIEQMQLGIPFIANLPSDVEVYVQPRLAMLVDGSPFRLTGKSRLFGASRDSFVNLKWQNLDLIRFSPYLPPSIPLRLHQGSLSTDLQIDFAEHPPQMLVRVAGSIALDGLDLRTPTQVPLLALKHGAIVMTDVQPLEKIANLQKVTFDGLTANLTLLPGGATNLGALTAPSAAPAGTSSPPMRFSLDGLALTNATLQITDKAAATPVNLTLHDIHLSVSHLANTPSPAAPFDLGTSLSSGGTIAAQGTIGLAENKAAGHVTLTQIALAALSPLSQPYLSAGLADGSLDSQGDFTVAFGTSRQLRAQGFSARLSEVALRDPAHGPSPLRWKQLQVVGVALDLLAHRVSVDRVNLEQPQVSLHRQHDGKLNLAALVHLPAQAAPTSPQGPATPSPPAATWQYRIGTAAISDGQAQVEDDSGPQPLRLALSALNLQLHDLTPDLSRPVPLNLTTTVDKRGQLKASGTVAPNPLRVDLRTQVRRLPLANEVNAYLTSLLNARVSSAFADESGTVVAKLERGHLHASYRGDASLADVRLIDSKGKITFLEWSTLRARRLAVMVGVGQPRARIGELELSRFFGQLMLDSQGRLSVRNLFATAPAAPAPATHSAAQTGHQVPAHASIDKIVFDRGRINWTDHFIRPNYSAALTDLRGTVGAISTDSAAHAPVRVQGHINQSATISIDGQISPLAPMAFVDLTANADGVSLPNLSPYSVKYTGYPIEQGTLSLKVHYLLDHHKLTAQNHIVINQLTFGPQVESKSALNLPIRLAVALLKDPNGRIRVDVPISGSLSDPEFSLTQALLNAFGNLITKAATAPFSLLASAFNGGNSKELSYIQFAPGSTQLSSQAIDKLSTLAKALEQRPSLNLAIGGRADPTLDTEGARKALLDKRVRQAKIAYLLSKGRRVDRSSIEVSPSEYNRYLKMAYKAADFQKPRDFLGLEKSLPPAEMEKLLLEHTQVKPEDLLALANQRAAAVRHWLAAKVSPNRLLVTSPKLMTTGTLPPGEGTRVKLALE is encoded by the coding sequence ATGACCACCGCCGCTAACTCAGGCGAGCATTCCTTACTACGCCGACTGATCTGGTCGCAACCGTGGCGCCGCGTGCGGCGCGCGCTCCTGATTGTCGCCGTGCTGGTCGTGCTCTATACCCTCGCAGGCTTCGTCGGCATCCCGCTCCTGATAGGCCACGAATTGCGTGGGCGGGTGGCGCGAAGCCTCGCGCGGCCGATCAGCATCAAGCACGTACGCTTCAATCCTTACAGCTTGCGGCTGGATCTCGATCGGCTGGCGATCGCCAACCGCGCGGCCCCAGGCCAATTCGTGCAAATTGCCCACGTGCGTTTGGTCGCCTCGTGGTCCTCGCTCACACATCTGGCCCTGGTGGTAAGACAACTGACGATCCAGCGGCCTCAGGTCGCGATCGTGCGCGGTCCGCACGGTTTCAACTTCGCCGATCTGATTACACCTAAAGCCGCACCCACACCCACCTCCCGTTCTACCTTTCGCTTCGCGATGGCCAATATCGAACTCGAGGACGGCAGTGTCAGCTTCGATGATCAAGTGCTCAACAGCCGCCATCACATCGAACAAATGCAATTGGGCATCCCCTTCATCGCCAACCTGCCCTCCGATGTCGAGGTGTACGTACAGCCGCGCCTGGCGATGCTGGTGGATGGCAGCCCCTTCCGCCTAACGGGCAAAAGCAGGCTGTTTGGAGCCTCGCGCGATTCCTTCGTCAACCTCAAGTGGCAAAATCTTGACCTAATCCGCTTCAGCCCTTATCTGCCGCCCAGCATACCGCTGCGGCTGCATCAGGGCAGCCTGAGTACCGACCTGCAGATAGATTTCGCCGAACACCCGCCGCAGATGCTGGTGCGGGTCGCGGGCAGCATCGCGCTGGATGGGCTTGACCTGCGCACCCCCACCCAGGTCCCGCTGCTGGCACTCAAGCATGGCGCAATCGTGATGACCGACGTCCAGCCGCTTGAGAAAATCGCCAACCTGCAGAAAGTCACCTTCGACGGCTTGACTGCCAACCTAACACTGCTGCCCGGCGGCGCTACCAATCTTGGGGCGCTGACGGCCCCATCCGCCGCGCCTGCCGGCACAAGCTCACCGCCCATGCGTTTCTCGCTGGACGGACTGGCACTAACCAACGCCACCCTGCAGATCACCGACAAGGCCGCTGCCACACCCGTCAACCTGACCTTGCACGACATCCATCTGAGCGTGAGCCACCTGGCCAACACCCCCAGCCCGGCGGCACCCTTCGACTTGGGCACCAGCCTGTCCAGCGGCGGTACGATCGCGGCGCAAGGCACCATCGGGCTAGCGGAGAACAAGGCCGCCGGGCATGTAACGCTTACCCAAATCGCTCTGGCGGCGCTGAGCCCGCTGTCTCAGCCTTACTTGAGCGCTGGATTGGCAGATGGCAGCCTCGACAGCCAGGGTGACTTCACGGTCGCGTTTGGAACCAGCCGTCAGCTGCGCGCCCAAGGCTTTTCGGCACGTCTGAGCGAAGTTGCACTACGTGACCCCGCCCATGGCCCCAGTCCGCTGCGCTGGAAACAGTTGCAGGTGGTTGGGGTGGCGCTAGATTTGCTTGCCCATCGCGTTAGCGTCGACCGCGTCAACCTGGAGCAGCCACAAGTCTCATTGCACCGTCAGCACGACGGCAAGCTCAACCTGGCCGCGCTGGTCCACCTGCCAGCGCAGGCCGCGCCGACCTCGCCCCAGGGACCGGCAACCCCCTCACCACCGGCCGCAACCTGGCAATACCGGATCGGAACCGCGGCCATCAGCGATGGTCAAGCCCAGGTCGAGGACGACAGCGGGCCACAGCCGCTACGGCTGGCGCTGTCCGCGCTTAATCTGCAGCTCCACGACCTCACTCCCGACTTGAGTCGCCCTGTCCCCTTAAATCTGACAACCACGGTCGATAAGCGGGGGCAGCTCAAGGCCAGCGGAACCGTGGCACCTAATCCGTTGCGGGTCGACCTGCGCACTCAAGTGCGCCGGCTGCCCCTGGCCAACGAGGTCAACGCCTATCTGACTTCGCTGCTCAACGCCCGCGTCAGCAGCGCTTTCGCCGACGAAAGCGGAACGGTCGTGGCCAAGCTGGAACGAGGCCATTTGCATGCGAGCTACCGGGGCGATGCCAGCTTGGCCGACGTGCGACTGATCGATTCCAAGGGCAAAATCACGTTCTTGGAATGGAGTACGTTGCGGGCCCGGCGGCTAGCCGTAATGGTGGGCGTGGGACAGCCTCGGGCAAGAATCGGCGAGCTGGAATTATCGCGCTTCTTCGGCCAACTGATGCTGGACTCACAGGGCCGATTGAGCGTGCGCAATCTGTTCGCCACCGCACCCGCCGCTCCCGCCCCGGCCACGCACAGCGCAGCGCAAACAGGGCACCAGGTTCCGGCACACGCAAGTATCGATAAGATCGTTTTCGACCGCGGCCGCATCAACTGGACCGATCACTTCATTCGGCCCAATTATTCAGCCGCCCTGACCGACCTGCGCGGCACCGTAGGAGCGATTTCCACCGATTCTGCCGCGCACGCTCCGGTGCGCGTGCAAGGCCATATCAACCAGAGCGCGACCATTTCGATCGACGGCCAGATAAGCCCTTTGGCACCGATGGCGTTCGTCGACCTGACCGCCAACGCCGACGGCGTCAGTCTGCCTAACCTCTCTCCTTATTCGGTCAAATATACCGGCTACCCGATCGAACAGGGGACGCTTAGCCTGAAGGTTCATTACCTGCTGGACCATCACAAGCTGACCGCGCAAAACCATATAGTGATAAATCAGCTTACCTTTGGCCCGCAGGTCGAGAGCAAGAGCGCGCTCAACCTGCCCATTCGCCTGGCAGTCGCGCTGCTGAAGGACCCCAACGGTCGCATCCGGGTCGACGTCCCGATCTCGGGCTCGCTGTCCGACCCCGAATTCAGCCTGACTCAGGCCCTGTTGAACGCCTTTGGCAACCTGATCACCAAGGCCGCCACCGCGCCATTCAGCCTGCTAGCCTCGGCCTTCAACGGTGGCAACTCCAAGGAGCTGTCCTACATCCAGTTTGCGCCCGGCAGCACTCAGCTCTCCTCGCAAGCGATCGATAAGCTATCGACTTTGGCCAAAGCCCTGGAGCAACGGCCCAGCCTGAACCTGGCGATCGGCGGACGAGCCGACCCGACGTTGGATACCGAGGGCGCACGCAAGGCATTGCTAGACAAGCGGGTGCGTCAGGCCAAGATCGCATACTTGCTCAGCAAGGGGCGGCGCGTTGACCGCTCCAGCATCGAGGTCTCGCCCAGCGAGTACAACCGCTATCTGAAGATGGCTTACAAGGCCGCCGACTTTCAAAAACCGCGCGATTTTCTGGGCTTGGAAAAATCGCTGCCGCCAGCGGAGATGGAAAAGCTGCTGCTCGAGCATACCCAGGTCAAGCCCGAAGACCTGCTCGCACTGGCCAATCAGCGCGCCGCCGCGGTGCGCCATTGGCTGGCCGCCAAGGTCAGTCCCAACCGCCTTCTGGTCACGAGCCCCAAGCTGATGACAACCGGCACTCTGCCCCCAGGCGAAGGCACCAGGGTCAAGCTGGCGCTGGAATGA
- a CDS encoding glycosyltransferase, which produces MRVLHVIPALAVHHGGPSFAAADMVQALRNAGVQGEIICTERRAERHYDNLWPEGHPTWVHVVRAGPLAGYAYSEALRRWLRERVSSYELVHIHGLFRYSTFEAARQCKRAGVRYVVTPHGSLDEWGLRRKRIAKAIYLRGIEFPLLREAAALHCTSQAEARSRVVRQLKRPVYVVPIGVSLRPSFHPGSPAGETILFLSRLDPKKRLEMLFEGLALTVPRHPDLRCVVAGSGEPAYESRLRRLVARLNLEDRITFTGFVTGHSKQALLDSADMFVLPSRDESFGVAVAEAMAVGMPVIVTRGVALSEEIERNQAGLVTADSPAALAEAIHSLLVDTERARRLGRNARRLMIEQFGWHTVTSKLVEMYQQALRS; this is translated from the coding sequence ATGAGAGTTCTGCACGTGATACCGGCCTTGGCGGTTCATCATGGAGGTCCCAGCTTCGCGGCGGCGGACATGGTGCAAGCGCTGCGCAACGCTGGAGTTCAAGGCGAGATCATCTGCACCGAGAGGCGGGCCGAACGCCATTACGACAACTTGTGGCCTGAAGGTCACCCGACCTGGGTGCACGTCGTGCGGGCCGGGCCGTTGGCGGGTTATGCCTACTCCGAAGCGCTCAGGCGTTGGCTGCGCGAGCGGGTCAGCAGCTATGAGCTGGTGCATATCCACGGGCTATTTCGCTACAGCACATTTGAGGCCGCGCGCCAGTGCAAGCGCGCTGGTGTCCGGTATGTGGTTACACCCCACGGCTCGCTGGATGAGTGGGGTTTGCGGCGCAAGCGCATCGCCAAGGCAATTTATCTCAGGGGGATAGAATTTCCATTGTTGCGCGAGGCCGCTGCGTTGCATTGCACTTCGCAGGCAGAGGCGCGGTCGCGGGTGGTGAGGCAACTCAAACGACCGGTGTATGTGGTACCCATTGGGGTCAGTTTGCGTCCATCGTTTCATCCCGGTTCGCCGGCGGGCGAGACCATTTTATTTCTGTCGCGGTTGGATCCTAAAAAAAGGCTGGAGATGCTTTTTGAGGGGCTGGCCTTGACCGTGCCGCGTCATCCCGATCTACGCTGCGTGGTAGCGGGCAGTGGTGAGCCCGCCTACGAGAGTCGTTTGCGGCGACTAGTGGCCCGCCTAAATCTGGAAGATCGAATCACTTTTACGGGTTTCGTCACCGGGCATAGCAAGCAGGCTTTGCTCGACAGCGCGGACATGTTTGTGTTGCCCTCACGAGACGAAAGTTTCGGGGTTGCGGTAGCCGAGGCGATGGCGGTGGGGATGCCGGTGATTGTTACGCGCGGCGTGGCGTTGAGCGAGGAGATTGAGCGCAATCAGGCCGGGCTGGTGACAGCAGATTCGCCGGCGGCGCTGGCCGAAGCGATTCATAGTCTATTGGTGGATACGGAGCGGGCCCGGCGCCTGGGACGCAATGCCCGACGCCTGATGATCGAGCAATTCGGTTGGCATACCGTAACCAGCAAACTGGTAGAGATGTATCAGCAGGCGCTAAGGTCCTGA